The Bacteroidia bacterium sequence TCTTTTAGGGCAAAATGGAAGCTGGTTTTCGGGTTGAGTAATAAAATTTCTCAACTCGTCACAGTCTTCAGGATTACAACAAACATGACAAACTCTTTTAATTGCTTTAAAGCTAGTTAATTTAACATCCGAAGAAATAAAATTGCTTTTTTCGCTTTCCTCACAAAGTAAATTTGTACTTAAATATTTCTTATTATCATCTGAAAATACTGTAACAACAATTGAATCCTCTCCTAATTCCTCCTGAACTTTTAATGCCCCAAGAAAATTAGCACCAGATGAAATTCCGACACCTATTCCTAACTCGCAAGCAAGTTTCTGTGCCATAATAATTGAATCTCCATCATCAACAGCTACTACATGGTTTAATTCATCTAATTTTACAATAGAAGGAATAAACTCATCAGAAATACCTTGAATTCTATGCTTACCAACCTTATAACCTGTGGTTAATGTAGGAGAATTTGATGGTTCTAAAGGATAAATTTTAATGTTCTCGAATTTACTTTTTAAATATTTTCCAACTCCCATAATTGTTCCACCAGTACCCACACCTGCAATAAATGCATCAGGTTCTAATGATTTATATTTTAATTGCCAGTAAATTTCTGGTCCGGTTGTTAGCATGTGAGCTTCAACATTATCTTCATTTGAGAACTGACAAGGCAAAAAAGCATCTTTTGTTTTCTCAGCTAATTCAATTGATTTTGCAATACTGCCTTTAAAACCGCCTTCTTCACTTGAAACCAAAACTATCTTGGCTCCTAAGCTCTTTATTAGATTCATTCTTTCTGAACTCATCCAGTCGGGCATAAAAATAGTAACAGTATGACCCAAAGCCTTACCTATAGCAGAAAAAGCAATACCTGTATTCCCACTTGTTGCTTCAATTATTGGACTACCAGGTTTTAATATTCCTCTTTCGTAGGCTTTGCTTATTATATGAAGAGCCATTCGATCTTTAATACTACCAGTCATATTTAGATTCTCGGCTTTTGCAAAAATCCTTCTTCTTTTTCCTTTGTATTCAAAATTAATTTCTAACAAAGGAGTATTTCCTATTAAACAAGAAATATCTTTAATTCTACTTTTATAATCCTGCATAAAAAAATAAAAATTGACCTCAAAAATATGATTTTGAAATATCAGAAACTAATAATTTTAAACTAAATCGTTTTACTGTTTCATATAATACTGATTTATTAATATTTATTTAAGAATAAATTTATGAACAGTTGTTAATTTATAAATACAGATTATTAAAATAAACTTATAAAATTATTGTCTTCAAATTCATTGGATTACTTACAATTGCAATTACAGGAAAATCAATATGTCAAATAACACTCAACACTTTTACTTTTTACCAAATTATTTTTTGAATTAACCAATTTAAAATTTCAACTTTGCAAGAACCATTTTTTAAATAAACTATGTTATGGAAAAATTGAATACAGATGCTTTAGATTATCACTCAAAAGGACGTCCTGGTAAAATTGAGGTTATCCCAACAAAACCATATAGTTCACAACGAGATTTATCATTAGCCTATTCACCTGGAGTGGCTGAACCTTGTTTAAAAATTGCAGATAATAAGGAAGATGTTTATAAATATACTGCAAAAGGTAACTTAGTTGCAGTTATTTCAAATGGTACAGCAGTTCTTGGTCTAGGTAATATTGGACCAGAAGCAGGTAAACCGGTAATGGAAGGAAAAGGGCTCTTATTTAAAATATTTGCAGACATTGATGTTTTTGACATTGAAGTTGATGCATACGAAATTGATCATTTTGTTAATACAGTTAAAGCAATTGCTCCTACCTTTGGAGGTATAAACCTTGAAGATATTAAATCTCCTGAATGCTTCGAAATTGAAAGAAGACTTAAAGAAGAACTAAATATTCCTGTTATGCATGACGATCAGCATGGCACAGCAATTATTTCTGCTGCTGCTTTGCTTAACGCTGTAGAATTGGTTGGAAAAAAACTTGAAAAAGTTCGTATAGTTATTAATGGTGCAGGTGCATCTGCAATTTCATGCACCAGATTATATGTTGCATTAGGAGCTAAATACGAAAACATAGTAATGCTTGACAGCAAAGGTGTTATCAGAGCAGATCGCGATAACCTAACTGACGAAAAGAAACTATTTGCTTCAAAAAGAAATATAAATACTTTAGAAGAAGCAATTAAAGATGCAGATGTTTTTGTAGGTCTGTCTAAAGGTAATGTAGTTTCTCAGGACATGGTTCGTTCAATGGCTAAAGATGCAATTGTGTTTGCAATGGCAAATCCCACACCTGAAATTTCTTTTGCTGATGCAATAGCAGCCAGAAAAGATATTATCATGGCAACCGGTCGTTCCGATCATCCTAATCAGGTAAATAATGTTCTCGGCTTCCCTTTCATTTTCAGAGGGGCATTAGATGTTAGAGCTACTTGTATTAATGAAGAGATGAAATTAGCTGCAGTAAAGGCCTTGGCAGAACTTGCAAAAGAAAGTGTTCCAGATACTGTTAATTTAGCATATCACACCAAAAATCTTTCATTTGGAAGAGATTATATTATTCCAAAACCTCTTGATTCACGTTTAATTTACACAGTTGCTCCTGCAGTAGCAAAAGCTGCTATGGATTCTGGTGTAGCTCAAAAACCAATTCAGGATTGGGATGCATATAAAGCAGAATTAAAAAAACGACTTGGTTTAGATAATGAATTAATGCGTAAGGTTACTCATAAAGCTAAACAAGATCCAAAACGTGTTGTTTTTGCTGATGCAGAAAATTACAAAATATTAAAAGCAGCACAGGAAGTTAGTGAAGAAGGAATTGCAATTCCAATTTTATTAGGAGATAAAGAACAAATTGCAAAAATAAGTGAAGAAAATCATTTAGATTTAGGAAAAATTCAGATTATCGACCCAAAATCGAAAGAGGAAGAAGCAAGAAGAAATGATTTTTCTGCTGCTTATTTTGAGATGAGGAAAAGAAAAGGTCTTACTTATATTGATGCACAATCAGCTATCAGAACTCATAACTACTTTGGTGTTATGATGGTTGAAAAAGGCATGGCAGATGTATTTATTTCGGGTTTGACCAGAAAATATCCTACTACTATTCGTCCTGCTCTTGAAATAATCGGACGTCAAAAAGGTGTGCGTATTGTTGCGGGAATGTATATTCTGATGACCCCAAGAGGACCTTACTTTTTAGCAGATACAACAGTTAATATTAACCCAACTGCACAAGACCTTGTTGATATTACACTTTTAACAGCCAACACAGTTAAAGAATTTAATATTACTCCAAAAATTGCAATGCTTTCTTATTCAAATTTTGGATCAACACCAAACGAAGAAACTAAAAGAGTTCAGGATGCAGTAAAAATCTTACACGAACAACATCCTGATTTAATAGTTGATGGCGACTTTCAGGCAAATTTTGCAATTAATCCTGAAATGCGAAATGAATTATTTCCTTTTACAAAACTTGGAAACGAAGAAGCAAACACTTTAATTTTCCCTAACCTTGCTGCTGGTAACATCGTGTACAAATTAATGCAGGAATTGGGCCAAATGGAAGCTATTGGACCATTATTAATGGGATTAAAGAAGTCAGTTCATGTACTTCAACTTGCAAGTTCAGTAAGAGAAATTGTTGATATGGTTACTATCGGAGTTGTTGATGCTCAAATTGAAAAAAAATAATCATAAGCAGTATTAAAATAACAAAACCCGGCTTTCGTCGGGTTTTGTTATTTTTAACTTACTTCATGTAAATTAATATGCTACTTCTCCTTTAAAATTTCACTATACTTATTATAATAAAAGCCATAATAGTAAAATCTTAAAGATGAAAGCAGTAATGGGAGTCCCATTACAACGTATATTACAGCAATATATTCTTTTGGTAAAAGTTCATATTTTCTTGTAAGTATTCCCGAAGTCATCATAACTGTCATAAGTATATAACTTCTTAAATTAAAAAAGAAAAGAATAAACGGTCTCTCGCTTGGTAAATTGATAATTCTTATAATATGCTTCTTTGAGAGTTTTTTAAACATGAGTATAAAAAACAATACACCTAATATTATACAACCAGCTAATTTATATGCAAATATTCCCGGAATATGGTGAAATAACACAAAACCAATAGAATTCAGTTTAAACCCTGCAAATGACCATACTATTGCAGCCACAAATAAAAGATAGCGTTTAGAAACTCCGGGCTTTAAATTGATTAATGTCTTCACTTATATTAAAATTGCGGCAAAGATATGATTTTATTAACCCAAAATACTCAATCAAAAAAATAGAGCCGATTTTTAATAACTATTAACCTTTCTATTTTGAGAATTGTATAACATTAGTTTTTTTATGTTCTATCATCCACTGTGTTGACTGCAACATTACAAACATATATTTTTTCATACTGTCGGCTATATTTTTATTTTTTTCAATACAATTTGAGACATCATTACCTTTTAGTTTAAATAAACTTTCCTCTTTCTCTTTCGAAAAAACATACATAAAATCGCTATTTAAACAAACTAATTTATTATCCTCACTAAAATAAATATAATCACGCTTTTCTTTAAATAAATTAATTCCAAACGTATTGTTAACATAAGATACATTAAGTACTCCCATAGATGTTGGAAATATATCAATCTGACCTCCAAGAATAGGATCTGCCTTGCTCTCAGTAATTAATTCATTAGAATAAATAATAAAAGGAACATGATGAAAACTCAACGGAATAATATATTTATTGTTCCCTGTTATGGCACCATGATCTCCTGTAAAAACAAATACAGTACTATCAAACCATGGCTGCTTTGATGCCATTTGCATAAAATATCCGATAGACCAGTCGGCATATTCAATAATTTGCTTTTCAATTTTATTTGTTTTTGCTTTAAAACTAATACCATCAGGAATAATATATGGTCCATGATTACTGGTAGTCATAAATGTTGCAAAAAACGGTCTATTACCTTGAGATAATTCTGATAAGACCTCTATCCCCTTTTCAAACATAACATGATCGGGAACACCATACATTCCTACTATTTTATCCTGAGAGTAATCACCCTGGGAAATTATTCTGTCAAAATGATTTTCAGGAAGAAATTCGCCAATATTATCGAAACTGGTTCCATGATTTGTGAAGTATGTTGTACTATAACCCAATTGCTTTAATACTCCGGGAAAGCCTGAATACACTGTTCTTTCAACATTTGTTGTAGATCTTAAACTCCATATTCCAGGATAAGAATATAAAGTTGAATATACACCATTTGAAGTATGCTTTCCTGCACTCCAGATATTGTCAAAAGAATAACCATTATTTGCCAGACTATCAATATTAGGTGTAATGTTATATTTATTTCCAAAACGACTGAGATTATCTGCAGTCATGCTCTCCATTATAACAATAACAATATTTCGCTTCTTTAATAAACTATCAGGAATAACTCTTCTTGCAATTGGCGAATCAAACTTATCAAAATCTGTTATATTCAAATACCTTCTAACCTCTACTAATGCTAACTTATCGTCCATAAATACAATTTTATTCATCATGCTTTTAACAAAAGTAAAAACAGGATTTAATCCAATCTGATTAATAAATGCATT is a genomic window containing:
- a CDS encoding sulfatase-like hydrolase/transferase: MKQILKYIPQYLRYLLGMYFLGVLIFTIFRIFFVYSSKELLPDFADVNSYLAKAFAIGWRFDTVISCYILVFPFIVLSVLNMFNANSLITIRIIKFLTALIFIFAFMLCAVDIPYFKYNFSRLTVAVFNWVDTPDMMVKFIFSEFIYIVYLFVFIIIAIVFSLLAKYIRIKTLLKAYSEEKQSLVIKIIFFVVIGFVLFNGMRGRTSAPIKEGNACVSSNAFINQIGLNPVFTFVKSMMNKIVFMDDKLALVEVRRYLNITDFDKFDSPIARRVIPDSLLKKRNIVIVIMESMTADNLSRFGNKYNITPNIDSLANNGYSFDNIWSAGKHTSNGVYSTLYSYPGIWSLRSTTNVERTVYSGFPGVLKQLGYSTTYFTNHGTSFDNIGEFLPENHFDRIISQGDYSQDKIVGMYGVPDHVMFEKGIEVLSELSQGNRPFFATFMTTSNHGPYIIPDGISFKAKTNKIEKQIIEYADWSIGYFMQMASKQPWFDSTVFVFTGDHGAITGNNKYIIPLSFHHVPFIIYSNELITESKADPILGGQIDIFPTSMGVLNVSYVNNTFGINLFKEKRDYIYFSEDNKLVCLNSDFMYVFSKEKEESLFKLKGNDVSNCIEKNKNIADSMKKYMFVMLQSTQWMIEHKKTNVIQFSK
- a CDS encoding NADP-dependent malic enzyme, giving the protein MEKLNTDALDYHSKGRPGKIEVIPTKPYSSQRDLSLAYSPGVAEPCLKIADNKEDVYKYTAKGNLVAVISNGTAVLGLGNIGPEAGKPVMEGKGLLFKIFADIDVFDIEVDAYEIDHFVNTVKAIAPTFGGINLEDIKSPECFEIERRLKEELNIPVMHDDQHGTAIISAAALLNAVELVGKKLEKVRIVINGAGASAISCTRLYVALGAKYENIVMLDSKGVIRADRDNLTDEKKLFASKRNINTLEEAIKDADVFVGLSKGNVVSQDMVRSMAKDAIVFAMANPTPEISFADAIAARKDIIMATGRSDHPNQVNNVLGFPFIFRGALDVRATCINEEMKLAAVKALAELAKESVPDTVNLAYHTKNLSFGRDYIIPKPLDSRLIYTVAPAVAKAAMDSGVAQKPIQDWDAYKAELKKRLGLDNELMRKVTHKAKQDPKRVVFADAENYKILKAAQEVSEEGIAIPILLGDKEQIAKISEENHLDLGKIQIIDPKSKEEEARRNDFSAAYFEMRKRKGLTYIDAQSAIRTHNYFGVMMVEKGMADVFISGLTRKYPTTIRPALEIIGRQKGVRIVAGMYILMTPRGPYFLADTTVNINPTAQDLVDITLLTANTVKEFNITPKIAMLSYSNFGSTPNEETKRVQDAVKILHEQHPDLIVDGDFQANFAINPEMRNELFPFTKLGNEEANTLIFPNLAAGNIVYKLMQELGQMEAIGPLLMGLKKSVHVLQLASSVREIVDMVTIGVVDAQIEKK
- a CDS encoding cysteine synthase family protein, which codes for MQDYKSRIKDISCLIGNTPLLEINFEYKGKRRRIFAKAENLNMTGSIKDRMALHIISKAYERGILKPGSPIIEATSGNTGIAFSAIGKALGHTVTIFMPDWMSSERMNLIKSLGAKIVLVSSEEGGFKGSIAKSIELAEKTKDAFLPCQFSNEDNVEAHMLTTGPEIYWQLKYKSLEPDAFIAGVGTGGTIMGVGKYLKSKFENIKIYPLEPSNSPTLTTGYKVGKHRIQGISDEFIPSIVKLDELNHVVAVDDGDSIIMAQKLACELGIGVGISSGANFLGALKVQEELGEDSIVVTVFSDDNKKYLSTNLLCEESEKSNFISSDVKLTSFKAIKRVCHVCCNPEDCDELRNFITQPENQLPFCPKRN